One Sagittula stellata E-37 genomic window carries:
- a CDS encoding metalloregulator ArsR/SmtB family transcription factor: MESVDQIHLAQLTALAHPKRLSLFRLLMRRYPDRVPAGDLAETLGMPPSSLSAALAQLRQAGLVTQERQGTSLLYAADTGGSGRLVNFLVADCCRGRGDICFNLSEKDVLMTVHKTRKWNVLFICTGNSARSIFAETLLREMAGDRFEVFSAGTRPQSELNPQAVALLESKGHDVSPLRSKTISEFKGEGAPKMDFVFTVCDTAANEECPPWPGQPMSGHWGQPDPVKATGTKAERRLAFQQVYGALKNRIAAFAALPVETLDRAALQARIDNIGRAVGDAA, translated from the coding sequence ATGGAATCAGTTGATCAAATCCACCTCGCGCAACTCACCGCGCTGGCCCATCCCAAGCGTCTGTCGCTGTTTCGGCTGCTGATGCGGCGATACCCGGACCGTGTGCCGGCGGGCGATCTGGCAGAGACGCTGGGGATGCCGCCCTCGTCCTTGTCGGCGGCACTGGCGCAGCTTCGGCAGGCCGGGCTCGTCACGCAGGAGCGGCAGGGCACATCGCTCCTTTATGCCGCGGACACCGGAGGATCGGGGCGGCTGGTGAATTTTCTCGTCGCCGACTGCTGCCGTGGCCGCGGCGACATCTGTTTCAACCTGTCAGAGAAGGACGTGCTCATGACGGTCCATAAGACGCGCAAGTGGAACGTGCTGTTCATATGCACCGGCAACTCAGCCCGGTCGATCTTTGCCGAGACGCTGCTGCGCGAAATGGCCGGCGACCGGTTCGAGGTCTTCTCGGCCGGGACGAGGCCGCAATCGGAGCTGAACCCCCAAGCGGTGGCGCTGCTGGAGTCCAAGGGGCATGACGTATCGCCGCTGCGCTCCAAGACTATCTCGGAGTTCAAGGGCGAGGGTGCGCCGAAGATGGATTTCGTCTTCACCGTCTGCGATACGGCGGCGAACGAGGAATGCCCGCCGTGGCCCGGTCAGCCGATGTCCGGTCACTGGGGGCAGCCCGACCCGGTGAAGGCCACCGGAACGAAGGCAGAGCGCAGGCTGGCCTTTCAGCAGGTCTATGGCGCTCTGAAGAACAGGATCGCCGCTTTCGCTGCGCTGCCGGTGGAGACTCTGGACCGCGCGGCATTGCAGGCGCGGATCGACAACATCGGGCGAGCTGTGGGAGATGCCGCATGA
- a CDS encoding ArsJ-associated glyceraldehyde-3-phosphate dehydrogenase, translating to MTRYAVNGLGRMGKLVLEPLLDRGAQIAWINDAVGDPAMHAHLLEFDTVHGRWDAEFSSDADSITIDGVRLPVHSARSLDDLPLDGVDVVIDCTGYFKTEARIAPYFERGVKKVVVSAPVKDGNAANIVMGVNHETYDPANHRIVTAASCTTNCLAPVVKVIHEGLGIRHGSMTTIHDVTNTQTIVDRPAKDLRRARSALNALIPTTTGSATAITLIYPELKGRLNGHAVRVPLLNASLTDCVFEVERATTVEEVNALFKAAAEGPLKGILGYEERPLVSCDYVNDVRSSIVDAPSTMVVNGTQVKIYAWYDNEWGYAHRLADVAMMVGASL from the coding sequence ATGACCAGATACGCGGTGAACGGTCTTGGCCGTATGGGAAAGCTGGTGCTTGAGCCGCTGCTGGACAGGGGCGCGCAGATCGCCTGGATCAACGATGCGGTGGGCGACCCCGCGATGCACGCGCACCTCCTGGAGTTCGACACCGTGCACGGGCGCTGGGATGCCGAGTTTTCGTCGGACGCGGACAGCATCACCATCGACGGGGTGCGCCTGCCGGTCCATTCGGCCAGGTCGCTGGACGACCTTCCGCTGGACGGCGTGGACGTGGTCATCGATTGCACCGGCTATTTCAAGACCGAGGCCCGGATCGCCCCCTATTTCGAACGCGGGGTGAAGAAGGTCGTGGTCTCCGCTCCGGTGAAGGACGGCAACGCCGCGAACATTGTCATGGGGGTGAACCACGAAACCTACGATCCGGCAAACCACCGGATCGTCACCGCGGCCTCCTGCACGACCAACTGCCTTGCTCCGGTGGTGAAGGTGATCCACGAGGGGCTGGGCATTCGCCATGGCTCCATGACGACCATCCACGACGTGACCAACACCCAGACCATCGTGGACCGCCCGGCCAAGGATCTGCGCCGCGCACGCTCGGCCCTGAACGCGCTGATCCCGACAACCACCGGCTCGGCCACGGCGATCACTCTCATCTACCCGGAGCTGAAGGGCCGGCTGAACGGACATGCGGTGCGTGTGCCGCTGCTCAATGCCTCGCTGACCGATTGCGTGTTCGAGGTGGAGCGCGCCACCACGGTCGAGGAGGTCAACGCCCTTTTCAAGGCCGCCGCAGAGGGGCCGCTGAAAGGCATCCTGGGATACGAGGAGCGTCCGCTGGTGAGCTGCGATTACGTGAACGACGTGCGGTCCTCCATCGTGGATGCGCCGTCGACCATGGTGGTGAACGGCACGCAGGTGAAGATCTACGCATGGTACGACAACGAATGGGGCTATGCGCACCGGCTGGCAGATGTTGCGATGATGGTGGGCGCAAGCCTGTGA